One part of the Schistocerca piceifrons isolate TAMUIC-IGC-003096 chromosome 7, iqSchPice1.1, whole genome shotgun sequence genome encodes these proteins:
- the LOC124709067 gene encoding zinc finger protein basonuclin-2-like: MYPAMSPMGTSDDATLRRMRTAHDQSALKSAPSGLMMEVAIRCTVPSCSCECFSPGKSNVRYCDGCNHSWVPHALDKLGGQTTVQANAAFDIASLVLYGCQALPIRLKILLDRLFSVLRRDELLHVLAGFGWSLDDYARGYILQLSDGTPLERWHMCAADEEPLVVRQFLRFSETRALALQLLAADVRRALASPPPVVLPPPSPPMTPPHLPQQHHHHHQHQQQQQQLSASGASRAPPPASTSSANGKAPSPSDWSGTKQPAAEANGGPMNLSTGGRAAAKPAGPPPYSAVAPLPASGRAASNGGRKYTVADILNGGCSEERSPLAHSALNLSRDALDGLRMRPAPPKPPPPPPPPLTPQQHQQQQHQQQQLPPQLPAAAATSTPLKRQWRSGSCDLPINLGTQIVNPTTGKKRVQCNVCFKTFCDKGALKIHFSAVHLREMHKCTVEGCSMMFSSRRSRNRHSANPNPKLHSPYLRRKMSPHDGRSAQARQMLMPPPAAAAAAAAAAAAAAAGDPLALSSALGSLPFPPFPLLMPPPHLLKHGLDMRFGEECRQEQWNSMSLARPAEDNAASSSSSRPTEEDDMFDDDDYGIVVDGDMDDDEMEERDETDDHSSKNDEAEDASVSDSQASGAQLNAETKTDEEVQSNPEGGDAPLEPADGTGLKQEQAVDGVSSPKSSRKRKNKNPTRFMVSNHKEGTSSVEDGSVCDETYDSAACNEERIDNERLMAQVKTEPMEEDEKVNAKEDWQGRQESEDVVHCESARSDNADCESSRIGPDEQCWEKKEETASVKLEPDYQSASCGSIKREFSDQMAAAADQAAGGYYYQHHQSANSSFSVGSALQQLECLSQRQFSGLQYLQHSAGQHSPASAAPSTSPSGSSKDSSGGCDDCCLPEVDPENPRRCPVCGDVLADVFAVRAHMQSAHMRLVHACSFQGCKAAFPSRRSRDRHSDNLRMHRRLLSTPHSDAASAAAAALFADMMAYSDAASEAFAKQCQPRSVDM, from the exons CGCTGGACAAGCTGGGCGGCCAGACGACGGTGCAGGCGAACGCCGCCTTCGACATCGCGAGCCTCGTGCTGTACGGCTGCCAGGCGCTGCCCATCAGGCTCAAGATCCTGCTGGACAGGCTCTTCTCCGTGCTGCGCCGCGACGAGCTGCTGCACGTGCTTGCCGGCTTCGGCTGGTCGCTGGACGACTACGCCCGCGGCTACATCCTGCAG CTGTCGGACGGCACGCCGCTGGAGCGGTGGCACATGTGCGCGGCGGACGAGGAGCCGCTGGTGGTGCGGCAGTTCCTGCGCTTCAGCGAGACGCGCGCGCTGGCGCTGCAGCTGCTGGCCGCCGACGTGCGCCGCGCGCTCGCCTCGCCGCCGCCCGTCGTGCTGCCGCCGCCCTCGCCGCCCATGACGCCGCCCCACCTGCCGCAGCAGCACCac caccaccaccaacaccagcagcagcagcagcagctgtccgCGTCCGGCGCCAGCCGAGCGCCGCCGCCGGCCTCCACCTCCAGCGCCAACGGGAAGGCGCCGTCGCCCTCCGACTGGAGCGGCACCAAGCAGCCGGCGGCGGAGGCGAACGGCGGCCCGATGAACCTCAGCACGGGCGGGCGCGCCGCCGCCAAGCCCGCGGGCCCTCCGCCTTACTCGGCGGTCGCCCCGCTACCTGCCAGCGGACGCGCCGCCTCCAACGGCGGCCGCAAGTACACCGTGGCCGACATCCTCAACGGAGGCTGCTCCGAGGAGCGCTCCCCGCTGGCGCACAGCGCGCTCAACCTCAGCCGCGACGCGCTGGACGGCCTCAGGATGCGCCCGGCGCCGCCcaagccgcctccgccgcccccgccgccgctgacgccgcagcagcatcagcagcagcagcaccaacagCAGCAACTGCCACCTCAGCTGCCGGCTGCGGCGGCCACATCGACGCCGCTAAAGCGCCAGTGGCGCTCCGGCTCGTGCGACCTGCCCATCAACCTGGGCACACAGATCGTCAACCCCACCACAGGCAAGAAGCGCGTCCAGTGTAACGTCTGTTTCAAGACCTTCTGCGATAAGGGCGCTCTCAAGATACACTTCTCCGCCGTCCACCTGCGGGAGATGCACAAGTGCACC GTGGAGGGCTGCAGCATGATGTTCAGCTCGCGGAGGTCGCGCAACCGGCACAgcgccaaccccaaccccaagcTGCACTCGCCGTACCTGCGGCGCAAGATGTCGCCGCACGACGGGCGGTCTGCGCAGGCGCGCCAGATGCTGatgccgccgcccgccgccgccgcagccgccgccgccgccgccgccgcggccgccgccggcGACCCGCTGGCGCTGTCCTCGGCCCTGGGTTCGCTGCCCTTCCCGCCCTTCCCGCTGCTCATGCCGCCCCCGCACCTGCTCAAGCACGGACTCGACATGAG GTTCGGCGAGGAATGCCGCCAGGAACAGTGGAACAGTATGAGCCTGGCGAGGCCTGCGGAAGACAATGCGGCGTCGAGCAGCAGCAGCCGACCCACCGAGGAGGACGACATGTTCGACGACGACGACTACGGCATCGTCGTCGACGGAGACATGGACGACGACGAGATGGAGGAACGCGACGAAACTGACGACCATTCTTCGAAGAACGACGAGGCGGAAGACGCCAGTGTGAGCGACTCGCAGGCCAGTGGGGCGCAGCTCAACGCCGAGACCAAGACTGACGAAGAGGTGCAGAGCAACCCGGAGGGCGGCGACGCCCCTCTGGAGCCGGCTGACGGGACCGGGTTGAAGCAGGAGCAGGCGGTGGACGGCGTCTCGTCCCCGAAGAGTTCTCGCAAGAGGAAGAACAAAAATCCGACGCGCTTCATGGTGTCCAACCACAAAGAAGGTACGTCGTCGGTGGAGGACGGGTCAGTGTGTGACGAAACATATGACTCAGCTGCTTGTAACGAGGAGAGGATTGACAACGAAAGACTGATGGCGCAAGTGAAAACGGAGCCCATGGAAGAGGACGAGAAGGTAAATGCGAAAGAAGACTGGCAAGGAAGACAGGAGAGTGAAGACGTGGTGCACTGTGAGAGCGCCAGGAGTGACAATGCCGACTGCGAGTCCAGCAGGATAGGTCCTGACGAACAGTGTTGGGAGAAAAAGGAAGAAACTGCGAGCGTGAAATTAGAGCCCGACTACCAGTCTGCCTCCTGCGGGAGTATCAAGCGGGAGTTCTCCGACCAGATGGCGGCAGCGGCGGACCAGGCCGCCGGCGGGTACTACTACCAGCACCACCAATCCGCCAACTCCTCGTTCAGCGTGGGCAGCGCACTGCAGCAGCTGGAGTGCCTCTCGCAGCGGCAGTTCAGCGGCCTGCAGTACCTGCAGCACAGCGCCGGCCAGCATAGCCCCGCGTCGGCGGCGCCGTCCACCAGCCCCTCCGGCTCGTCCAAGGACTCGAGCGGcggctgcgacgactgctgcctgcccGAGGTGGACCCGGAGAACCCGCGACGCTGCCCCGTGTGCGGCGACGTGCTGGCCGACGTGTTCGCGGTGCGCGCGCACATGCAGAGCGCGCACATGCGGCTGGTGCACGCGTGCAGCTTCCAGGGCTGCAAGGCGGCCTTCCCGTCGCGCCGCAGCCGCGACCGCCACAGCGACAACCTGCGCATGCACCGCCGCCTGCTGTCCACGCCGCACTCTGATGCCGCGTCCGCCGCCGCTGCCGCGCTCTTCGCCGACATGATGGCCTACAGCGACGCCGCCAGCGAGGCGTTCGCCAAGCAGTGCCAGCCCAGATCTGTCGACATGTGA